In one Poecilia reticulata strain Guanapo linkage group LG8, Guppy_female_1.0+MT, whole genome shotgun sequence genomic region, the following are encoded:
- the gng13b gene encoding guanine nucleotide-binding protein G(I)/G(S)/G(O) subunit gamma-13b — MDEMDLPQMKKEVESLKYQLAFKREKSSKTVTDLVKWIEDGVPEDPFLNPELMKNNPWVEKGKCILL; from the exons ATGGATGAGATGGACCTGCCCCAGATGAAGAAGGAGGTGGAGAGCCTCAAATACCAGCTGGCCTTCAAACgagagaaatcctccaaaacGGTCACAGA TTTGGTCAAGTGGATTGAGGACGGCGTTCCCGAGGATCCCTTTCTAAACCCAGAGCTGATGAAGAACAACCCATGGGTGGAGAAAGGCAAATGCATCCTCCTCTAG